AGTATCGGCGTAATGCTCCAAAATGGTTTTAGCTGCTAAATAGCAGCGTCCAAAGTCTGTTTCGTACAAACCCCGAATCAACATTTCCAGAGTTGGGAGGCGATCGTAACTATGGACTAAATTTAAATTTTGGGGATGGTCGTATAATGTCTGCTCTAAATAGGGTTGAATTTTCGCAAAAGTAATTGCCCCAGTAGAGATTCCGGCTTCTGCTAATGTGCGAATGCCTCGCAGCCGAAAAACCAGGGATACAGGACATTTGGCAATGTGAGGAATTGCATCATAGTAACGTGCATCCATCAAATCTTGGATAGACAACCGCCGTCCTAAAACATTCGGATGCTGCAATATATTCACCACTTTTTGCATTTGGGAATAGTCGCCAGTTAAGCGACAAACTGCGGCGATCGCTGCACTGGCTGTAGGCGGATCGCTGTCATTCACAAATTTGCGAATGCGTTCTAGGGCAGGTTGATAGTTAAACTTGGTTAATGTATGGATAATCACGCGATAAGTTTGCCCTGGCTTGTCTAGCAATTGCGCCACATCTTCTAATATATCGGGGTCTTGAGTACCAATTTCACCGATCGCCCAAGCAGCATTTTCCACGGTATAGCAGTCTTCGTCAAAAAGACAGGTGCGGATTACTGGCAAGGCTGACTCAGCTTGCAGTCGTCCCAAAGTCTCTACCGACTTACGACGGACGATTCGATTATCCAACGAGGGGTCAGTTTGTTGCACCGCCCGGATGAGGGCGTTGATTGACCGTTCTGTGGGGAAGTTGACTAAATGAGAAGCAGCAATATAACGCGAATCATTTTCGCTCAATTGGTCTTGAGGCGTATCCAAAAGAGCGATCGCTTGGTCTTCTGTGAGATTAAATAAATTAAAAAAGCGTTTATCCATATATATAGATCTTAGCTGTTAACGATCGAGCCTTCAGCAAATATTCTTTAGTTTGAATCACCAATCACAAATGACCAATGACAAAACAAACCCAGAGATTCTTTGCCATTACTCAACCTTTACAGGCAAAGCAAACAGCCAAGAACCTCCAGGTTTGTAGGGTCATAATGTACCCATGCCACCAAATGACAAGTTTGACAACTGACTAGGAGAGAGAGTTGATAGCGTAGTCTAGTAAAGCATTGTACTCAGTCAATGCTTGAGCAGACATATCACGAGGCGCACAACCACGGTTACGAGCAAAGCTTAAAGCTTCAACATAAGGAGCAGTAGGTAAGCCTAAAGCGCGATAAACTTCACGTTGTCCAGCAATACCCCACTCATCCAATGGGCCAGTACCACCAACAACCAAAGAGTATTGGATCAGGCGTAGGTAGTGCTTGATGTCACGAGCACACTTAGCTTTGAAGGTATCGGTGGAGTTAGCTTCACCAGCGTTGTTCAAGTAGGGATACTTCTTGATCGCAGCGTTGTAAGCTTCGGTTGCTACTGCATCAATGTTGTTAGCTAGCTTTTCAGCAGCTTCTAAACGAGCAGATGCACGTTGGATAGAACCTTGTACGGATTCTAAATCAGAGGTGCTGGGGAAACGACCAGCAGCATCAGCAGATGCAATAACGGTGGTGACAACTGATTTCATTTCTTAAATCTCCCAAAAGGCTTTTTATTTAAACTGTGTTGGATGTCAATCTGTTGAGTGAATTGCAAATGGCAATAAATTAGCTCAATGCAGAGATTACGCGATCGAAGTAGCTAGAAGCTTCAGCAACTAAGCTAGCGCAACGATCTTCTACAACAGGAGTTCCCATCTTACGCAATTTGGCACCAGCACGAGCTTCGCTGGGAGTGTCTTGAATGTGAGCGGCAGCTTGAGCCTTCATGATTTGAACGGCACGTACTGTAGAGGTGGTGGGTACGCCTAGAGCAGCATAGGTTTCTTTTAGACCATTCAAACAACGATCGTCTAGAACTGAAGCGTCACCAGCTAATAGAGCGTAGGTTACATAACGTAAGATGATTTCTGCATCGCGTAAGCAAGCAGCCATACGACGGTTAGGATAGCAGTTACCACCAGCTTGGATTAAACCTTGGTTTTCGCAAATCATTCCTGCAACAGCATCAGAAACCATGCAGCTGGCGTTGCTGGCGATCGCATTTACAGCATCCAAGCGTCTGTTACCACTAGCAACGAAGGCTCTCAGAGCAGCAATATCAGATACGGTAGAAGTGCTAGCATCTGCTGAAACTACAGCTCTAGAAAAAGCATCAAGCATTTCGCTCTCCTTAATAATTCGTTTTCTCTGAAACTTGTTTGCCTGTTTCCTGAACAAGACAATATAGAACATAAAAGATGAAACCTATCTCAGTCTCAGTTATGAGAAACTAAGTAACAATCCTTAACAAACAATCCCCAGCCAGGATTGGTCTGACTGGGGATTGGGTAATAGGGAAGAAGAAATAACTTTTGACTTTTGAAGTTGTTGGGGCAAGCTTCCTTACAGAGGAACTACACTACAGAGAATTCCGCAATCGGAGTCTGCCGCCTTTGCTGACACAGTTATGAGATATTTTCTATTGAGAAATCCCTAACACCAGTTGGCGTTGAGATTGAACTTATGTATAACGCAATGCCACGAGAGAAGTCTGTGCATATCCTGAAATTTAACAAAAATTGCCAGCTAATTAAGCCTGCTTGAGAAGATGCTTAATCATATTGTCTTTGACCATTAACTGCCGCAGCACCTCTAAAAGCAGTTTTTGGGATTCTTCCTGGTTTAACCCCTTAATTTGCTCTTCGTAAACTTTGAGGTTGAATTTCTGCTCTAAGTTAAGCTCCATTGGGATATCCATAGTTTTTACTCTCCGGTGTTTCGCAATATTAGCTTTATCTATTCCCTGGATTAAGATTAACAAAAGTTACACCTGCTTGACAAGTGGGCGCTTTTAGACGATAGCGAATAAATCCATATAATCTTACTCATTGGAGGCAGGTAAAATACAAGCCAAACATATGTGCGATCGCACTAGTCCTACTTGTCTGCTTTCCAGAGTTGTTGTAACAAAGTTACACTTTGCTAGAGCTTTGAGTCCTCTACCAATTGGTGGTAAGCATGGGTGGAGATTTCATTAACCATTCCCACTCTGGAGAAAGATGGCGCGCACCAGAATCAGGAACTTCGTAGGCAGGGGCGCAGGTGAGTCCACTTGCCGTCTTGGCGGTTCCCGTCACGATGGCAAAGTGGCGAACCCGAAGGGCAGCAGGGAGAGAAAGAAAAATATTATTTAAGCAATACTGTTGCCAATTTACGAGGGTTCAACACCTGTAGAATAATCTACATAATTGCCGCAGGCTATATCCTCAAAGGCCAATTATCAGGAATTCTTTCTAATATCCCAGAACCAAACACCTGATTCATGTTTAAATAATCGAGATGAACGTAACCAATATGACAGTGACAAGTTTGGTTGGCACAAGGTCGATCGAGTAAAGCTGTTTCCCATTTACTATCATAAATATTACCAATTGGTGCTTTGATAAAATGACAGCGGCGGATTGTACCGTCACCATCAACAGAAATAGCTGACTTTCCAGCCTGACAAGATTTCCCAAAGCTAGAATAATGATGAGTATTTAATTCATATAACGGATCGATAGATTGAAAAAATTCTCTGTCTGCTGGTGATAAATTCGGAAGTTCAGCTTTGACAGCATTAATCCACAAATAAACGTGGCTTGGTAATTCTTGACGTAAAGCTGCTATTTCTGCTTTAAATTTCGGAAAACCGACAACTCCGACGCTGAATTTAACATTTTTGTTGTTGAGAGCTAAACATTTTTGTAAAAAGCGATCGCGTGACACCCATTCTGAATGAAAAGTAGCCCAAAGTGCCAATTTATCTTTATTACATTCCTCTACCCAATCTAGCTGACAAGAGAGATTAGTTTGAATTGCGGCTTTATTAACATTAGGTAAATGGGTTAATTTTACAAAGGCTTGCTGATACCAAGAATGGATTAAGGCTTCTCCCCAAGGAGTAAATAGAATTGAGAATTGATGTTGGGGATGTTGGGAAATCCAATTGACAAACTTTTCTAAAGATTGTTTATCGATAGCTAATTCTGCGGCTGTTTGTTGGCGTTTAGCAAAGGGGCAATATTCACAGCCATAGTTGCAACTAATTAAAGAACCGCGATAGAGGATGGTAAGGTGCATATTAGTTGAATATCTAAATTATTTTTTTAAAGCTTAATTATTCAGAAACAGAACAATAGCGATCTTCTGAGCTTTTTAGTGTATCTGTAATAACTTCAATATCTAGAAGTTTCAAACGTTCAACCATTTCTTCAGTTAAACAACTATCATAAAGGTTAAGAATATCTAGCTGATTCACAGCAGGACAATTGAGTAAAGCTTCAGCACCATCATCGCTTAAGTTTCCCATTGAAAGGTCTAAAACTTTGATTGTATTGATGATAGGAGAGTTAACAACAGCAGCAGCAATGTTATCTGCATATTCGCTGTTACGCAGTCCCAAATAAGTCAAGTTCGGAAATAAATCACCTGAAAAAATTGGCATTAAATCATCAATGGCAGAATTACCACCATATTCATCACTACCTAACCATAATTCTAAATGTTCTAATGCTGGTAGTTGAAGAGAGAGAATTTGAGCAATTTTGTCACGACCTAATCCTCCAGTTTCTACAATTAGCGCTTTCAAATGTTCGTGACGTAAAGAAATGAATTTTTCCCAAGGCTCACTGTATATGCGACAATCATCTCCACCACGCACTAGCAACATCTCTAGATTAGGAAATGCTTTTAAGATAAGGCTAATATCTTGAATAGTTGTCCAAGATATCTGGTAATCTATGTCATAAGGCCCGTAAAAAAGTGCTTTAATATTTTTGAGAATATTTGGAGGTAAAATGCGCCATAAGTCATAGTAACCTCGAAATATCAAAGCTTCTACTTTATTGACTTCTGGTTCTTTTAAAAAGGAAGTTATATCATCATATACAACATCATCTAATACATAAGCTTTTTCAGCAGGATTTTGCAGACCTATTTGAGAATCATAGCTTGCAACTTGTCGATTGTAGAATTTTTTGTAAGTATTATAGATATATCCAGAATTTAAAGTTTCATCTATTCGCTCAAATAAGTCCCAATACTTATATTTTTGCAAAACTTGTTTGACTTGCGGTTCAATGCGATCGCGTAATAAATGATAGGCTGTTTGACGGATTTTTCTTGAGCGATCGTGCAATGACTGAATTATTAAATTTAAACCTTCTGCTTGATAATTTAATGCATCTTGAACAGCCGCTATACGTATCTCTATATTAGGACTTACTAAACGCCTCTTAACACCTTCGATACCACCTAATACAGCATCACGTATAGGCGGTGTTTCTCCTCCAAGTACCGCATCAAATTCTCTCGGTTCATTTTGATTGTTAGTCATATTTTCTGCCAGGGTAAGTTTCTCATTTACCTAATTATGGAATAACTTATTTTTAAATTATTCGGTTACTGTGCAGTAGCGATCGCCTTCATATTCATAAATTCGATTACCTTCTGCAATGACACGAACATCCATTTGCCAAAGCAATTCAAGCATTTCATCAGTTACATAAGTTTCTGATATATTGAGCATATCTAATTGATTGATTACAGGAGAATTGAGTAAAATTTTTGCTCCTTCATCGGTTAAATTTCCGAGAGAAATGTCTAACACTTTAATTTTTTGCAAAACTGGTGCTTGAACTATTTCACGAGCTATCTCATTACTATATTCACTATTGCGTAACCCTAAATATATAAGATTAGGAAATAAATCTTCATAAAGAAGAGGAGTTAAATCTTCAACAGAACAAGTACATCCATAGTTAAGGCTACCCAACCATATTTCCAGATGTTCTAATGCTGGTAATTGAAGAGAGTACAATTGTAAGAGAGATTCTTGCCGCAGTCCTCCGGTTTCTATAATCAGAGCCTTTAATTTCTCATGTCGTATTGGATTAAACATCCTATGAGTGTTACCACCACGAATCTTTAATATTTCTAAATTAGGGTAAGCTTCTAATACTGGGCTGATATAGTTATGACTCATGTGAGAAATCATCGACTCATCATCTGTGACATCGCCTATGAATACAGCCTTAAGATTACTTAGTTTATCCTGAGCATTCACAAGAAAATTGACAATATTTTGTGATGAATCACTTTCAAAAACGTCTGAATGCCACATTCCAAAAACTAAAGCTTCTACCTTGCCAACTTGTGAATCTTCTAAAAGTAATTCAAGCTTGTCTGCAATAAATTCGTCTCCATCTCGATTAGTTCGGAAAGCGTATGCAGTTCCTACAGGGTCAGTTATACCAACTTGTGAATTATATTCCTCTACTTGACGATGTGCAAATTTTTTAGAGTGCCATCTTATGAAACTCGCTCCTGTACGTTTCTCTAGTTCCCAGCGTTCTTTTAAAAACCAAGGTTTATAACTTTGCAAAGCCGCTATAGCTTGAGGTTCATTTCTTTCACTTAGTAAAACACAAGCATATCTTCGTACCCTTCCTGATTTATCTTGTAAAGCTTGAATTATCAAATTTAGACCTGATGCACCATATTGAAGTGCATCATGAAGTGCGTCTTCTCTATCTTCTATAAATTGACTCGATAAACGTCTCTTAATCCCTTCGATACCACCTAAGACAGCGTCATAAATAGGTGGTGTTTCTCCGCCGAGTACCACATCAAATTCTCTAGGTTCATTTTGATTGTTGGTCATATTTTTTCCCACGGTAGATGTCATGTAATTTTTTTTAGAAAAGTGATGTATCGCTTCTCTACAAATCTGGCTTTAACCCTATTATTTCAACTCATAACCCTGCATTAATTCCTGAACTTCCTCAGAAAATAACCACGCACCAATAGTATCAGAACGCTCAATTCCAAATTCAGTTAACTGTAAAATCTCCTCATGTTTTATCGCCAAATTTAAAGTCAGCAATTCTGATAATTCTGGAAAATCAGCGTACACATCACTTCCAAATCGCTGACGATAAGCAAGCAAATTTAATCCTTCATGAGAAAGTAAAGATAACAGAATATACCGCCGACGTTGTTCTTCTGCATCTAATTGAAAACCATAATGCGCATATTCAAATAACTCATCGGGTGTTTGAATATATGCTTGCAAAATATCGCTGATTCCCTTTGCACCCACCGCATACTCATTAGAATAGTGCAAAGTATCCGTGTAGGAACGTGCGCCACAACCTAAACCAACCATCCCGTCAGCTTGACAGCAGTAGACGGGGGAGGGGAGGGATGAGGGAGATGAGGGAGTGTGAGGAGATGAGGGAGGAAGATTACTACCTTGTCCCCCATCCACCCGTTGAAACATCCGCATGGAAATCTGGGTATATCCTTGCGATAATAAGAGCGATCGCCCTTCGCGGTAACAAGCTAAACGAATATCGTCCCATTCTTTATCTGTGCGTCCCAAACCCGTCAGCGGTCGCACATATAATGGATATAGATAAATTTCCTCTGGTTGAAAGCGCAAAGCAGCCTGTATTGATTGCAACCAAGTATTTACAGTTTGACCGGGTAAACCGTAAATCAGGTCAATATTCAAAGTCGGAAATCCAGCGGCTTTTATCCTTGTTAAGGCCGCTTCAACCTGAGTAGTCGATTGACGGCGCTGGGTGGCTAAGACTTCGGACTCAATGAAACTTTGGACACCAATACTAACACGATCGACAGAGTGCGATCGCAACAGTTTTAACTTCTCCTCAGTCGCGGTTTCTGGTGAAACTTCCACAGAAATCGGAATTTCCTGCAACTTTGCACCCATAGTATTTTCCGCAATATCGAAAATAGTTTCCAAGTGCTGAATAGGTAATTGCGTCGGAGTTCCCCCACCAATAGCGAACCTAGCAAAAGACGCATCACCCAACACCGCTTTCATCCGTTGCGCTTGTCGCTGTACCGTCCCGACATATTGACTGATAAAATCTTCATTGTGGCTGACTGTGGTAAACAAATTGCAGAAACCACAACGCATTTCACAAAACGGAATATGTATGTAGAGAAATAACGCTTGTCTATCTTGCTGCGTCCAAAGTTCGGGGAGATATATCGGCGGCGTAAAAGGACGGTAAGCTGTTTTGTGGGGATAAGAATAAACGTATGCTTGATAGGGAGACTGAGAAATTTTGGATTTTAGATTTTGGATTTTGGATTGGGGATTTTGGGTTTTAATCATAAAATTTCAAGGTTTTCATAAAATAAACTCTGCATAGGGAACCGTCCAAACAACGGGATGGCTAAGTCGATGTCCAGTGTAACCATCCTCACCATAAGTTGTCCCGTGGTCGGAACAGAGAATGCAAAAAGTAGAATTTCTTTTTCGTAAAGTATCCCAGAGTTTAGCTAATTGACTATCAACGTATTCTAAAGCTGCGGCGTGAGATTCAATAGTATCGATTTTATCCTTTGGATTAGGAAGGTAAAAATAATTTGGTTGATGTAAAGCTGAAATATTTATAAATAAAAATAGGCGTTGATTGTTGGGGGTTTTTTCTAAAATATTTCGCGCCAGATTTACCTGATTTTCTGTAGATTGGGGATGAGTAACACCTAATTCTGGACTCCAGTAACTTTCAGCGAACATCGAAGGGATTACATTCCCTAAAGGATTGCGTTTGTTAAAGAAACCAACGCCACCAATGCAAACTGTATGATATCCTTTAGCAGCTAATCCACTAACAATATTTGAGCTATCTAACACACAAGTTTCATCAGTTGTGGTGGTACTTCCTTCAAATCCTAATGCAAAAATTCGGGGGTGAATTCCTGGCGTTATCGGAGTAGGTAAAAAGCCAGCAAAAAAAGCATGATGCGCCGCGTAAGTGAAATTTCCGGGTGAATGGCGTTCTTCCCAACCTGTGTTTGGTAGAACTTTTTCTAAATTAGGAGTGCGTCCTTGTATGAGTAAATTTTTAGCTACATCGTAACGCAGTGTGTCTAGGGTGATAAACAGGATATCGTGAGTTCCCACGATTAAATTCATATTAAACATAGCTATGAAAAATTATGCTCGATAAATTTTAAAGTTACCTGTATTGTATTTATGGAGAATCACTTTGACTTTATCCTCGTCAAATTCCCAAGATATATAACCATTAGAGTCGGTTTCAGTATATATTGCATCTTTAAAACATTCTGCAATCGCATACATTAGGGTTGTCAAACTTGAGAAAAATGCTGATTTTTTAGAATAATTTCTTTGATCGATAAAAATTTCACTATTGTCATCGAAATGAATTATAGGAGTTGTTTCGTCACCTAAGAGTACAGCAAAATAATCACCTCCTAATTGATGAATTAATAAAAAAATACGAAATAAGTTAGACGGGGAATCACGTTTTTTTAACTTATGAAAATCATTTACTGCTTCTACCAAGGGTCTAAATATTAGTTGAATACCATTCCATTTACCCCAACCAAATACTATCTAATTACATAGACCATTTCGCCATTGATATAGCTCATATAGTTCTTCTGGTAACTTAAAAGGTAAATCTTTAGTTATTTCATCAATTTCTTTACGGGTTAAGCCTGGTTGTAAACACGAAGCCATTTCTGGATCTTTTTCTTCTAAGGCTTTTAATATCCTGTCTAAAGACTCTGTTAAGATTGAACTTTTAAAGCTACTTTTTACCCCGCCAATTCCGCCTAACACCACACCCTTAACAGGAGGTGGTGCGTTTCCACCAAGTACTGCGTCAAATTCTCTTGGTTGATTTGAATTATTATTCATTTTCGTTAATATTAATTAATAAACATACATGAGGATGTGTTATTAACAAAATTCCGGGACGATCAACAATTAAAGTGCGTTAGCCTGCGGCATAATACAGCCTACATTTACTTTTCCAAAATCGCCTTAATTTCACTCGTATAAGTATCCATCCCATTCCACAAAATCCCCGGTAATAAATCACCAAAAGCATTAATCTCTAAAATGGCGTGAGTTTTCCAATCAGGTAAAATTAGTAAATCAACTCCGCAATATAAACTATTAGGAAATAAGCTGGCTGCTTGTTCGCAAGTTCGCTTCATCATCTCCCAATTTTCTGCACCAACTTTTGCTAAAAATTCCTCAGTATCTCCCCGTTCATTCCCCAAATGTAAATTTGTCATGGGACTTTTACCAAGGCGAACAACGATATGCTGTGTTTCACCATTGATAACCACGACGCGCACATCAAAACCGCATCCTTGTAAATATGCTTTGGGTAGCCATTCTTCAACTTGTACGCCTTCTGCTGTTAAGATATTGATGATATCGGCGATTTCTTCTCGGTGGGTATAGTGTCTAATTTTCCGAGAATTGTAAAGCAGAGTTTCTCCATTTTCTCGTACTCGTTCGACGGTAGTAATAGCTGATTCAAAACGCGAATTTGCACGATAAGCAATAACTCCAGAAGCAGCGGAACCGTGGGAGAGTTTGACAAATACTCGTTCTATTCCCTGCGTTTGCATTTGTTCGCGCAAGTGTTCGTAATTGTGAATTTTACCTAGAGAACGAGGAACGGGAATATTGTATGCGCTGAATCTTGCGTGACAAGCTGGTTTGTCAAACATTACAGCAATATCTTGGGGATGGTTCATGAAGTACCCCTGGAAAAGTGTAAGTTGCGTTTCCCATGTTTGTAAGAGATAGCGCCAGCCTAAATACCACTGTCGCGGGTAGAGGATGCGTCCTTTGTCGAATTCTAATTTCATAGCTTCGCCAGGAGTGATGCGTTGATGTTCTCCGTTATCCGATACGTTGAAACCAGCGGCGATGATGGCTTTATCAATATCAAAGTTCTTTTCTGGAGAATCGAAGCGGATAATGGTGTTAGGTGCGTTAAATTGTTCGAGAGTTTGTTTACCGGAAATTAAGTCTGCGTAATCTACTACCGTGGCTGGTGGTAAGTTGAAATGGGTTAGTGCTTGTTGGAGGAAACCGACACGGCGATTTTCAGAGTTAGCGATGAGGATAAAGTTTAGCATTTTTGGATATATTTTTATTCGTAATAATGCCCAAAAGCGTGAAGCTAGTTCTCATCGACGAGAGTTTTCTTCCTGTGAATCTGCAATTAATCTACAATTAAGTTGGGATAATTGTTGAACCATCTCTGAGGATATACAGTTTTTAGAAATATTGAGTGTATAAAGCTGATTTACACTTGGGCAATTCAACAATTTTTCTGCCCCTTTATCTGTTAAAGTTCCCATCGATATGTCAAGCACCGCTAGACGTTCAATCATTGGAGATTGAACCAAAGCTTCTACAATTACGTCAGTATTTTCAAAGCTAGGTAGACCGATATAAGATAAATTAGGCACTAATTCACCTGAAAATAGGGACTCAAAAAAATCAAAATCTGTTGGTGAGTATCCACACCATCCTCCCCATAATTCCAGTGATGGCAATTCAAGATTGCATATTTCTGCTATTGCGCGAGAATCATTATCTGCTGTTTCTATAATTAAAGTTTTTAAAGATTGATGACAGATTTTTTGGGAAAAGAGATTATTATGAGGATTTCCGTGTAATTTCAATACCTCTAAATTTGGAAAATTCTCTAAAATTGAAATCAAATCACTTAGATAAATACGCGATTTTTTATATTCATGTTGTCTGCGATCGCCAATAAATAAAGCCTTTAGATTCCTTAAATTTTGACTAGCTTCACAAAGCATGTTTATAATTTTCTGACACTCTTTCTGATATATGGGTAAGTAACGTACATCAGGCATCCAACAAGCTAAAGCTTCAACTTCACCGAGTTGGATATCATTGAGGAATACTTGAAGAGCATCTAGATTAAAAGATTCAACTACACGAAATCCTCCACGAGGATTTGGTTCTTCAAGATACAGGTTAACATTATAAGCTGTACTAATTGCAGAAGTTATTCCAATATTTGGATAAAAATTTTCAAACTGCCAATCTTCTAGCATCGGAAAATATTGCTGAGGATTATGTGTTAATAAAACCTGTTTACCTTTTTCTCCACCTTTATCTCGCAGAAGACGAGCAGCAAATATCTGCACTTTATCTGAAGGGTCTTTTAATGCTTCAATTAGTAATTGAAAACCTTCTTCTTTATAGCGTAAAGCATCAATCAATGCAGATGCTCTTT
The genomic region above belongs to Calothrix sp. NIES-2098 and contains:
- a CDS encoding GUN4 domain protein, with amino-acid sequence MTNNQNEPREFDAVLGGETPPIRDAVLGGIEGVKRRLVSPNIEIRIAAVQDALNYQAEGLNLIIQSLHDRSRKIRQTAYHLLRDRIEPQVKQVLQKYKYWDLFERIDETLNSGYIYNTYKKFYNRQVASYDSQIGLQNPAEKAYVLDDVVYDDITSFLKEPEVNKVEALIFRGYYDLWRILPPNILKNIKALFYGPYDIDYQISWTTIQDISLILKAFPNLEMLLVRGGDDCRIYSEPWEKFISLRHEHLKALIVETGGLGRDKIAQILSLQLPALEHLELWLGSDEYGGNSAIDDLMPIFSGDLFPNLTYLGLRNSEYADNIAAAVVNSPIINTIKVLDLSMGNLSDDGAEALLNCPAVNQLDILNLYDSCLTEEMVERLKLLDIEVITDTLKSSEDRYCSVSE
- a CDS encoding PBS lyase HEAT-like repeat protein produces the protein MNNNSNQPREFDAVLGGNAPPPVKGVVLGGIGGVKSSFKSSILTESLDRILKALEEKDPEMASCLQPGLTRKEIDEITKDLPFKLPEELYELYQWRNGLCN
- a CDS encoding phycobilisome degradation protein NblA; protein product: MDIPMELNLEQKFNLKVYEEQIKGLNQEESQKLLLEVLRQLMVKDNMIKHLLKQA
- a CDS encoding phycobilisome protein; translated protein: MLDAFSRAVVSADASTSTVSDIAALRAFVASGNRRLDAVNAIASNASCMVSDAVAGMICENQGLIQAGGNCYPNRRMAACLRDAEIILRYVTYALLAGDASVLDDRCLNGLKETYAALGVPTTSTVRAVQIMKAQAAAHIQDTPSEARAGAKLRKMGTPVVEDRCASLVAEASSYFDRVISALS
- a CDS encoding pentapeptide repeat protein; amino-acid sequence: MTNNQNEPREFDVVLGGETPPIYDAVLGGIEGIKRRLSSQFIEDREDALHDALQYGASGLNLIIQALQDKSGRVRRYACVLLSERNEPQAIAALQSYKPWFLKERWELEKRTGASFIRWHSKKFAHRQVEEYNSQVGITDPVGTAYAFRTNRDGDEFIADKLELLLEDSQVGKVEALVFGMWHSDVFESDSSQNIVNFLVNAQDKLSNLKAVFIGDVTDDESMISHMSHNYISPVLEAYPNLEILKIRGGNTHRMFNPIRHEKLKALIIETGGLRQESLLQLYSLQLPALEHLEIWLGSLNYGCTCSVEDLTPLLYEDLFPNLIYLGLRNSEYSNEIAREIVQAPVLQKIKVLDISLGNLTDEGAKILLNSPVINQLDMLNISETYVTDEMLELLWQMDVRVIAEGNRIYEYEGDRYCTVTE
- a CDS encoding leucine rich repeat variant, which gives rise to MKDITLLAIGRYTNENFTDINLAVAQMNNNPNQPREFDAVLGGDAPPPVNGVVLGGIEGIKNRLKSLEPRERASALIDALRYKEEGFQLLIEALKDPSDKVQIFAARLLRDKGGEKGKQVLLTHNPQQYFPMLEDWQFENFYPNIGITSAISTAYNVNLYLEEPNPRGGFRVVESFNLDALQVFLNDIQLGEVEALACWMPDVRYLPIYQKECQKIINMLCEASQNLRNLKALFIGDRRQHEYKKSRIYLSDLISILENFPNLEVLKLHGNPHNNLFSQKICHQSLKTLIIETADNDSRAIAEICNLELPSLELWGGWCGYSPTDFDFFESLFSGELVPNLSYIGLPSFENTDVIVEALVQSPMIERLAVLDISMGTLTDKGAEKLLNCPSVNQLYTLNISKNCISSEMVQQLSQLNCRLIADSQEENSRR
- a CDS encoding coproporphyrinogen III oxidase; the encoded protein is MIKTQNPQSKIQNLKSKISQSPYQAYVYSYPHKTAYRPFTPPIYLPELWTQQDRQALFLYIHIPFCEMRCGFCNLFTTVSHNEDFISQYVGTVQRQAQRMKAVLGDASFARFAIGGGTPTQLPIQHLETIFDIAENTMGAKLQEIPISVEVSPETATEEKLKLLRSHSVDRVSIGVQSFIESEVLATQRRQSTTQVEAALTRIKAAGFPTLNIDLIYGLPGQTVNTWLQSIQAALRFQPEEIYLYPLYVRPLTGLGRTDKEWDDIRLACYREGRSLLLSQGYTQISMRMFQRVDGGQGSNLPPSSPHTPSSPSSLPSPVYCCQADGMVGLGCGARSYTDTLHYSNEYAVGAKGISDILQAYIQTPDELFEYAHYGFQLDAEEQRRRYILLSLLSHEGLNLLAYRQRFGSDVYADFPELSELLTLNLAIKHEEILQLTEFGIERSDTIGAWLFSEEVQELMQGYELK
- a CDS encoding PBS lyase HEAT domain protein repeat-containing protein: MDKRFFNLFNLTEDQAIALLDTPQDQLSENDSRYIAASHLVNFPTERSINALIRAVQQTDPSLDNRIVRRKSVETLGRLQAESALPVIRTCLFDEDCYTVENAAWAIGEIGTQDPDILEDVAQLLDKPGQTYRVIIHTLTKFNYQPALERIRKFVNDSDPPTASAAIAAVCRLTGDYSQMQKVVNILQHPNVLGRRLSIQDLMDARYYDAIPHIAKCPVSLVFRLRGIRTLAEAGISTGAITFAKIQPYLEQTLYDHPQNLNLVHSYDRLPTLEMLIRGLYETDFGRCYLAAKTILEHYADTAPEALFATYAAEANNDYGAHFHVIKLFGWLKHAPAYDLIVEGLHNKQPQFQKSRAAAAIALGELGDPKAIPELKTCLETKIWDLKYAALMALEKLGDISKHEQATQDSDWLIAAKASSTLKNQEITA
- a CDS encoding phycobilisome protein yields the protein MKSVVTTVIASADAAGRFPSTSDLESVQGSIQRASARLEAAEKLANNIDAVATEAYNAAIKKYPYLNNAGEANSTDTFKAKCARDIKHYLRLIQYSLVVGGTGPLDEWGIAGQREVYRALGLPTAPYVEALSFARNRGCAPRDMSAQALTEYNALLDYAINSLS